A region of Archocentrus centrarchus isolate MPI-CPG fArcCen1 unplaced genomic scaffold, fArcCen1 scaffold_33_ctg1, whole genome shotgun sequence DNA encodes the following proteins:
- the LOC115776501 gene encoding uncharacterized protein K02A2.6-like, with protein MRGVKARLTLRPNSVPKFCPPRNVPYALRPRVEAELTHLTELGVISPVAHSDWATPVVPVNKKDGAVRLCGDFKVTINPALCIDKYPIPRIEDLFASLAGGQRFSKLDLSNAYLQMEVEESSKKLLTISTQKGLFCFNRLPFGVASSPALFQKAMDQVLLGLPHTHCYLDDILVSGPDKQTHLKTLDAVLSRLEEYGLHLKQEKCLFFQESVEYLGHIIDAAGLHKSPEKVRAIVEAPAPGDVSKLRSFLGMLNYYGRFIPDLATVLKPLNELLNKEKKWQWTSACASAFQKAKALLVSQEVLTHYNPELPLRLACDASPYGVGAVLSHVMPDGDEKPIAYASRTLSKAEQNYAQIEREALAIVFGVRKFHQYLYGNTFTLLTDHRPLTTIFSPVKSTPSMAAARMQRWALMLSAHNYTIEYRKGALHANADGLSRLPLPHAPSEKQGAVEVFYTSQLDTLPVSNAEIKRHTMSDSTLSRVMEMVTTGRFPAAKDAGELSPYLQRRHDLTVQHGCLMWGLRVIVPPKLRPRVLTELHSAHPGVVRMKSLARSYVWWPSIDSQIEHQAKSCHSCQRVQKDPGLAPLHPWMWPSSPWERIHVDFAGPFEGHMYLVIVDAHSKWPEVHIMDSTTSSKTIQVLRGLFSRYGIPHSLVSDNGPQFCSEEFSTFLKANGVKHIRSAPYHPASNGLAERFVQTFKHALKSSRGTTPVQQRLDTFLLTYRNTPHATTKESPAMLFIGRKLRSRLDFLKPSMAGTVHQSQEAQQQRRQLHSKQRQFELGEPVLVRDYRRGEDKWTQAVVIEKTGPVSYKVHVGTQGVWKRHVDQMLTRPESDPPETAGSFPVSCPLSLPQTTTPDPNTPQQKEDTDTVPHTPHAPPKTPKTLKTPQSTEMTHTEHSETTGTVRRYPVRITRPPVRYRDQ; from the coding sequence ATGAGAGGAGTGAAAGCCAGGCTCACTCTAAGACCAAACAGTGTACCCAAATTCTGCCCACCACGCAATGTGCCATATGCTCTTCGACCGCGAGTGGAAGCTGAGCTGACACACCTCACTGAGCTTGGCGTCATCTCACCTGTGGCGCATAGTGACTGGGCTACGCCAGTGGTGCCCGTGAACAAGAAGGACGGCGCCGTGAGACTCTGCGGGGACTTCAAAGTCACCATCAACCCAGCTCTCTGCATCGACAAGTACCCAATTCCACGTATTGAGGACTTGTTTGCTTCTCTCGCTGGAGGTCAACGCTTCAGTAAACTGGATCTATCTAATGCATATCTACAGATGGAAGTAGAAGAGAGCTCCAAGAAGTTGCTGACCATCTCAACACAGAAAGGACTGTTCTGCTTCAACCGCTTGCCGTTTGGTGTAGCATCATCGCCCGCCTTGTTCCAGAAGGCCATGGACCAGGTGCTCCTCGGACTGCCACACACTCACTGCTACCTGGACGACATACTGGTCAGTGGTCCTGACAAGCAGACACACCTGAAAACTCTGGATGCAGTACTCAGCAGGCTAGAGGAATACGGCCTGCACCTCAAGCAAGAGAAatgtctcttcttccaggaatcCGTGGAATACCTGGGCCACATCATCGATGCTGCTGGGCTCCACAAGTCACCGGAGAAGGTACGTGCCATCGTGGAAGCACCAGCACCAGGCGATGTAAGTAAACTTCGATCTTTCCTAGGAATGCTAAACTATTATGGACGCTTTATCCCTGATCTGGCCACTGTGCTAAAGCCGTtgaatgaactgctgaacaaagaaaagaaatggcagtGGACGTCAGCCTGTGCATCAGCGTTCCAGAAAGCCAAAGCACTCCTGGTATCACAAGAGGTGCTCACACACTACAACCCTGAGTTGCCTCTCCGTCTCGCTTGCGATGCTTCACCCTATGGGGTCGGAGCTGTTCTCTCGCATGTCATGCCGGATGGCGATGAAAAACCCATCGCCTATGCATCCAGAACTCtcagcaaagcagaacaaaactacGCTCAGATTGAGAGGGAGGCGTTAGCGATAGTCTTTGGAGTACGCAAGTTCCACCAGTACCTGTATGGCAATACATTCACGCTACTCACTGACCATCGCCCGCTTACAACCATCTTCAGTCCAGTGAAAAGCACACCATCTATGGCTGCAGCTCGCATGCAACGCTGGGCGCTCATGCTTTCCGCTCACAATTACACCATTGAGTACCGAAAGGGGGCCCTACATGCCAACGCTGATGGACTGTCAAGGTTACCGCTCCCTCATGCCCCCAGTGAGAAACAAGGTGCAGTGGAGGTGTTCTACACGTCACAGTTGGACACATTGCCAGTCAGCAACGCCGAGATCAAGCGTCACACCATGTCGGATTCCACCCTGTCCCGTGTCATGGAAATGGTCACAACTGGTCGTTTTCCAGCTGCAAAGGACGCAGGTGAGCTGTCTCCCTATCTCCAGCGCCGCCATGATCTCACTGTGCAGCACGGATGCCTTATGTGGGGGTTGAGAGTGATTGTGCCACCCAAACTGCGCCCCCGGGTGCTGACAGAGCTACACTCAGCACACCCAGGTGTAGTAAGGATGAAGAGCTTAGCTCGTAGCTACGTTTGGTGGCCCAGCATCGACTCCCAGATCGAGCACCAAGCAAAATCATGCCACTCATGTCAACGAGTGCAGAAAGACCCTGGCCTAGCACCCTTACACCCGTGGATGTGGCCATCCAGTCCTTGGGAACGGATTCATGTGGACTTTGCAGGTCCATTTGAAGGGCACATGTACCTGGTCATAGTGGACGCACACTCCAAATGGCCCGAGGTGCACATCATGGATAGCACCACATCCAGCAAAACCATCCAAGTGCTTAGGGGACTTTTTAGTCGCTATGGCATTCCACACAGTCTTGTAAGCGACAACGGCCctcagttctgctctgaagaattcAGCACGTTTCTGAAAGCCAATGGAGTCAAACACATTCGCTCAGCACCATACCACCCTGCCTCCAATGGCTTGGCAGAGCGATTTGTGCAAACCTTCAAGCACGCTCTGAAATCTTCCAGAGGAACTACACCAGTGCAGCAGCGTCTGGATACGTTCCTCCTGACCTACCGTAACACCCCCCATGCAACAACCAAGGAAAGCCCTGCAATGCTGTTCATCGGACGCAAGCTGCGTTCTCGACTGGATTTCCTGAAACCAAGTATGGCTGGAACAGTGCACCAGTCACAAGAGGCTCAACAGCAACGACGCCAGCTACACTCTAAACAGAGACAGTTTGAACTTGGTGAGCCAGTGCTCGTGCGTGATTATAGGAGGGGGGAGGATAAGTGGACGCAAGCTGTGGTGATCGAGAAGACCGGACCAGTGTCCTACAAGGTACATGTGGGAACACAAGGGGTCTGGAAGCGTCATGTGGACCAGATGCTGACTCGGCCCGAGTCAGACCCACCAGAGACTGCAGGGAGTTTTCCTGTGAGTTGTCCGCTGTCACTTCCTCAGACAACCACACCTGACCCAAATACACCTCAACAGAAGGAGGATACTGATACAgtgccacacacaccacatgcaccaccaaaaacacccaaaacactcaagacaccacagtccacagaaatgacacacacagaacattcaGAGACAACAGGGACTGTACGACGATATCCTGTGAGGATCACACGTCCGCCGGTACGTTACAGGGATCAGTAA